A part of uncultured Methanobrevibacter sp. genomic DNA contains:
- a CDS encoding MATE family efflux transporter has product MKVIIAEKKFRELLIPTILIAMALNITAIVDASFVATYVSADAQAALQVLEPLVLLVTVFEWFFGLGGQILALNRKAEFDTEGSNHYFTLSIIATIAISLILAILCLMFPDYVMAILHCRADLAPLAKSYGFYFFISMPISVTLAVLSQYIRVDGQPNLSSALIVVANLINIILNFVFLDLMHMGIEGSSLGLLIGYSVGLICSILYFISPKRTFRFSFGNVPIKKWFKSFAEMLKIGFPGASIGIFDLLLIEIMNVVLEAVMGKPGLNAYNVCTNALLIISILVVGISETLSSIVPVYYTHNDYLNLNHLIKRSLLATTICAIVFIALIWISPDTILMFFSLTDNAAADQIRNALKIFSLSFLPFVLSTLLIFYYEAIERTVVSTIISLISTFLGPLVLTFALYPIIGVDGIWLSFPLGTVLAITVAWIYVKIIERKEKEYSGPFFIKKDLIQKTRNYTIESVNDATRTEMMEHLKTLDLDDSSTETIVKLIDEIFKFNNNDVAMEVLIVDYDDNITINIKDEGKKNIWENISKDLLDNKSIKFTEVLGFNNTEYVIDKS; this is encoded by the coding sequence ATGAAAGTCATAATAGCAGAAAAAAAATTTAGAGAACTATTAATTCCAACAATATTAATAGCTATGGCTTTAAATATAACTGCTATTGTTGATGCGAGTTTCGTAGCAACATATGTTAGTGCAGATGCACAAGCAGCATTACAAGTTTTAGAGCCATTAGTATTGTTGGTTACAGTTTTTGAATGGTTCTTTGGTCTTGGAGGGCAAATTTTAGCTTTAAATAGAAAAGCAGAATTTGATACTGAAGGAAGTAACCATTATTTCACATTATCAATTATAGCAACAATTGCAATATCTTTAATTTTGGCAATACTCTGCCTAATGTTTCCAGATTATGTAATGGCAATATTGCATTGTCGTGCTGATTTAGCACCGCTCGCCAAATCATATGGATTTTACTTTTTTATAAGTATGCCAATTTCAGTTACTTTAGCAGTGCTCAGCCAATATATTCGTGTTGATGGCCAGCCAAATTTATCATCTGCATTGATTGTTGTTGCAAATCTGATAAATATCATATTGAACTTTGTATTTTTGGATTTAATGCATATGGGCATTGAAGGATCATCCCTTGGATTATTAATCGGGTATTCAGTAGGACTAATTTGTTCAATATTATACTTCATCAGTCCAAAAAGAACCTTCAGATTCTCATTTGGTAATGTACCAATCAAAAAATGGTTTAAATCCTTTGCAGAAATGTTAAAAATTGGTTTTCCGGGTGCAAGTATCGGAATATTCGATTTGCTTTTAATTGAAATAATGAACGTTGTTCTTGAAGCAGTTATGGGTAAACCTGGTTTAAATGCATATAACGTTTGTACTAATGCATTACTAATTATAAGTATATTAGTTGTTGGAATTTCAGAGACATTATCTTCAATAGTGCCTGTTTACTATACCCACAATGATTATCTGAATCTGAATCATTTAATAAAAAGGTCTCTTCTAGCAACAACTATATGTGCAATTGTATTTATTGCATTGATATGGATATCCCCGGATACAATTTTAATGTTCTTTAGCCTTACAGATAATGCAGCTGCAGATCAAATAAGAAATGCACTTAAAATATTCTCATTATCATTCTTGCCATTTGTATTGTCCACACTACTAATCTTCTATTATGAAGCGATTGAGAGAACTGTTGTTTCAACAATTATTTCATTAATTTCAACATTTTTGGGTCCATTAGTATTGACCTTTGCACTTTACCCAATAATAGGAGTAGATGGTATTTGGTTATCATTCCCATTAGGAACTGTTTTAGCAATCACCGTTGCATGGATTTATGTTAAAATTATTGAAAGAAAAGAAAAAGAATATAGTGGGCCGTTCTTTATTAAAAAAGATTTGATTCAAAAAACCAGAAACTATACCATAGAATCAGTTAATGATGCAACAAGAACTGAAATGATGGAACACTTGAAAACTTTGGATTTAGATGATTCATCAACAGAAACCATTGTTAAATTAATAGATGAAATATTCAAGTTCAATAACAATGATGTTGCTATGGAAGTTCTGATTGTTGATTATGACGATAACATTACAATCAACATAAAAGACGAAGGTAAAAAGAACATTTGGGAAAATATTAGTAAAGATCTTTTAGACAATAAAAGTATCAAATTTACTGAAGTTTTAGGATTCAACAATACAGAATATGTAATTGACAAAAGCTAA
- a CDS encoding STAS domain-containing protein → MEIEKKYNDKELTIEVGNRIDTVTAPDFENEIMDEMGKFDSLILDLEKLEYISSAGLRVLVLVQKKLQPEGIPFVIINVNDTIKEIFSMSGFDKILTIK, encoded by the coding sequence ATGGAAATTGAAAAAAAATATAATGATAAAGAATTAACAATCGAAGTTGGAAATCGTATTGATACTGTTACTGCTCCTGATTTTGAAAATGAGATAATGGATGAAATGGGTAAATTTGACTCATTGATTCTTGATTTAGAAAAGTTAGAATATATTTCAAGTGCAGGATTAAGAGTTTTAGTTTTAGTTCAGAAAAAATTACAACCTGAAGGCATTCCATTTGTTATCATTAATGTAAATGATACTATTAAAGAAATATTTTCCATGTCTGGGTTCGATAAGATTTTAACCATTAAATAA
- a CDS encoding metal-sensing transcriptional repressor: MKECMDSENLHRRLKKIIGQVNAIDRMIDEDIPCEQILMQVNASKSALHKVGHIIVEGHLEHCVKQTMENGDLDDALGDINSILEYYSRI; the protein is encoded by the coding sequence TTGAAAGAATGTATGGACAGTGAAAATTTACATAGACGTCTCAAAAAAATCATAGGCCAAGTAAATGCAATTGACCGAATGATTGATGAGGATATACCCTGTGAACAGATATTAATGCAAGTAAATGCATCCAAATCTGCATTGCATAAAGTTGGACATATTATCGTTGAAGGTCATTTGGAACATTGCGTGAAACAAACTATGGAAAATGGGGATTTGGATGATGCTTTAGGAGATATTAATTCAATATTGGAATATTATTCAAGAATATGA
- a CDS encoding heavy-metal-associated domain-containing protein — MAEKEIKVVGMHCPSCVNAVELCLKDVDGIEDAKADLDSGITKITMSDDVSDADINEAVEEAGFTIE, encoded by the coding sequence ATGGCTGAAAAAGAAATTAAAGTTGTGGGTATGCACTGCCCATCATGTGTAAATGCTGTTGAACTTTGTTTAAAAGATGTTGATGGAATTGAAGATGCCAAAGCAGATTTAGATTCTGGAATAACAAAAATTACAATGTCTGATGATGTTAGTGATGCAGACATTAACGAAGCAGTTGAAGAAGCAGGTTTTACAATAGAATAA
- a CDS encoding PP2C family protein-serine/threonine phosphatase: MIGIRNLFKSNLFILLFALVLDLTIFGLSFVFLGRVEFGVEVFIIPIICLLFGPYAALGCAISQIIIGVIFDLNNIYYHLYGFFIVLLGGVLVWKLWYASLDRFGFEIPNLGNYSSFIKMFVSYFGFYAVMAFSLVLPYTYSWIFDFEASLSISLLLLLFSIYFVNYVKIPVYVPRKQLKSILPEKLYSIIFLLIMFGALVFAVYTDYFVILFMLALVVIYLSKPYNPSVFKLERTININLVQKMTFSVLLIAIFLECLFLIAHIFGDYNGILATVDNFGLYYLIHLFSRNATIFILLFLIPFLFYLYYLEKNVTNPINSISTSLNVDLISKNSNLMLKENLKSISNDNEIKKLTNSLIQMESDVDKYRNELLKVTAENERYETELYLAESIQSSLIPTDFDKFCENKNFDIYGIVHSSRETRGDFYDYFQIDDENIGFVIGDVDNKGIHAALIVVEVMTLIQDYAKHYDDLSKCFVEVNDLLCNTDVKNSFVTSIIGKLNLNTGDLFLVNAGHNYPLFKYNGQEFEYLNVNKGLALAIQKNVDYEILQMKMSPGDTLFLYTNGVTDAESDSERIYGEDRLRNILNEHSSDDLESIISSLEKDIDVFCDYQEQVDDRAMFVLKFK; the protein is encoded by the coding sequence ATGATAGGTATTCGCAATTTATTCAAATCAAACCTATTTATTTTATTATTTGCATTGGTATTGGATTTGACAATATTTGGGTTATCATTTGTTTTTTTAGGAAGAGTGGAATTTGGTGTAGAAGTTTTCATAATTCCAATTATATGTCTTTTATTCGGCCCATATGCTGCTTTAGGATGTGCAATATCTCAAATAATTATTGGAGTTATTTTTGACTTGAATAATATTTACTATCATTTATATGGATTTTTTATAGTGTTACTTGGTGGGGTTTTAGTTTGGAAATTGTGGTATGCTAGTTTAGATAGATTTGGATTTGAAATTCCTAATTTGGGAAATTATTCTAGTTTTATAAAAATGTTTGTTTCCTATTTTGGATTTTATGCTGTTATGGCATTTTCACTAGTATTGCCTTATACATATTCTTGGATTTTTGATTTTGAAGCATCTCTTTCAATCTCTTTGCTGTTGTTGTTATTTTCAATTTATTTTGTCAATTATGTAAAAATTCCAGTTTATGTTCCAAGAAAACAACTTAAATCAATATTGCCTGAAAAACTATACTCTATAATATTCTTGTTAATAATGTTTGGTGCATTAGTCTTTGCAGTATATACAGATTATTTTGTAATTTTATTTATGTTGGCTTTGGTTGTTATTTATTTATCTAAACCATATAATCCTAGTGTCTTTAAGCTTGAAAGAACTATAAATATTAATTTAGTTCAAAAAATGACTTTTTCAGTATTGTTAATAGCTATTTTTCTTGAATGTTTGTTTTTAATCGCACATATTTTTGGGGATTATAATGGTATTTTAGCTACAGTGGACAACTTCGGGTTATATTATCTGATTCATTTATTCTCAAGGAATGCAACAATTTTTATACTTTTGTTTTTAATTCCTTTTTTATTCTATTTGTACTATTTGGAAAAAAATGTTACCAACCCTATAAATTCGATATCCACTTCTTTAAATGTGGATTTGATTAGTAAAAATTCAAATTTGATGTTAAAAGAGAATTTAAAATCCATCTCTAACGATAATGAAATAAAAAAATTAACTAATTCTCTGATTCAAATGGAAAGTGATGTGGATAAATATCGTAATGAATTGCTTAAGGTCACAGCTGAAAATGAAAGATATGAAACAGAATTGTATTTGGCAGAGTCTATCCAATCTTCATTGATTCCAACGGATTTCGATAAATTTTGTGAAAACAAGAATTTTGACATATATGGTATCGTCCATTCTTCACGTGAGACTAGGGGTGATTTTTATGATTATTTCCAAATTGATGATGAGAATATTGGATTTGTAATAGGGGATGTCGATAATAAAGGTATTCATGCTGCTTTAATTGTGGTTGAAGTAATGACATTGATTCAGGACTATGCAAAACATTATGATGATCTTTCTAAGTGTTTTGTTGAAGTGAATGACTTGCTTTGCAATACTGATGTTAAAAATAGTTTTGTAACATCAATAATTGGAAAATTAAATTTGAATACTGGAGATTTGTTTTTAGTTAATGCAGGTCACAATTATCCGTTGTTTAAATATAATGGCCAGGAATTCGAGTATTTAAATGTCAATAAAGGATTGGCTTTAGCTATTCAAAAAAATGTTGATTATGAGATTCTACAGATGAAAATGAGTCCTGGCGATACATTGTTTTTATACACTAATGGTGTAACTGATGCTGAAAGTGATTCTGAAAGAATTTATGGTGAGGACCGTTTGAGAAATATTTTGAATGAGCATTCATCAGATGATTTGGAATCTATTATTTCATCACTGGAAAAAGATATTGACGTTTTCTGTGATTATCAAGAACAAGTTGACGATAGGGCAATGTTTGTATTAAAATTCAAGTAA
- a CDS encoding SpoIIE family protein phosphatase, translating into MLDKLFKNKKFIFIFTFAIEFVMYYSFNHMNFGGRFFIPDMGLAPVFGLIFGPFGGLGFACATFAGEFYWGGNFFASLLDSSILFFVSVLAYKLWYLIPFKELSAPKFSSLSTILKFVSVMFISSLVYLILLQISFAAFPSIIGDLYSLTSFLNQFSYAFNLFDFSIIYGLIFISAFNILKIPIKIPKKFKTKLNIPYKFFLIPLVLLSAFIIFAHTHNDIFTESVWSYLFFIIAFGSVILFSLNTFDVGDIQSSQYYSIIEKIIVLFFIIMIFFSIGIFDELHDVIVGFSFVNILNIRFILMITIGLIILLSMTLTLIHIYFVEKLLTNPLKGLTEATNNYVVEGKLEYHKHTTFRIKNFMNDEDDMSVLINSFNSLSDIIKSNLNNLRKSTIEKERFKTEFNIAHDIQRGMLSTDFEEFSSNGPFEICAFMNPAKEVGGDFYDYFKVDDENIIFVVGDVSGKGVPASLFMVRTMHLIKNHSKFENNLSEVYEQVNNLSCERNTDNLFVTSWIGKLNIKSGELSFVNAGHNHPLIRRNGGDFEYLETSPDLVLGVMEDMPYTENKINLKPGDMVFLYTDGVTEANNNYDGFYGDDRLKNTLNKYKDQKLNIIISELTEDIYQYCGTREQFDDLTMLIMKFEGD; encoded by the coding sequence ATGTTGGATAAACTTTTTAAAAATAAAAAATTTATTTTCATTTTCACATTTGCGATTGAATTTGTAATGTATTATTCATTCAACCATATGAATTTTGGAGGTAGGTTTTTTATTCCGGATATGGGTTTGGCTCCTGTTTTTGGTTTGATATTCGGTCCTTTCGGAGGTCTTGGTTTTGCCTGTGCAACTTTTGCCGGCGAATTTTATTGGGGAGGAAATTTTTTTGCCAGCTTACTTGATTCATCAATTTTATTCTTCGTATCTGTTTTAGCATATAAATTATGGTATCTGATACCTTTCAAGGAATTGTCCGCTCCCAAGTTTAGTTCATTGTCAACTATTCTTAAGTTTGTAAGTGTAATGTTTATTTCTTCACTCGTTTATTTGATATTGCTACAAATTTCATTTGCTGCCTTTCCGAGCATAATTGGGGATTTATATAGTTTAACAAGTTTTTTAAACCAATTTTCATATGCTTTTAATCTTTTTGATTTTTCAATAATTTATGGTTTGATATTTATCAGTGCTTTTAATATTTTAAAGATTCCTATAAAAATACCTAAAAAGTTTAAAACCAAATTAAATATTCCCTATAAATTTTTCTTAATTCCTTTAGTCTTGTTAAGCGCTTTTATTATATTTGCCCATACTCACAACGATATTTTCACAGAATCTGTATGGAGTTATTTATTTTTCATTATAGCTTTTGGATCAGTAATTCTTTTTAGTTTAAACACGTTTGATGTTGGGGATATTCAAAGTTCTCAATATTATTCCATTATTGAAAAGATTATTGTTTTATTTTTCATTATTATGATCTTTTTTTCAATAGGTATTTTTGATGAGCTGCATGATGTGATAGTAGGATTTTCTTTTGTAAATATTTTAAACATAAGATTTATTTTAATGATTACTATAGGTTTGATAATTCTTCTGAGTATGACTTTAACTTTGATTCATATCTATTTTGTTGAAAAACTTTTAACTAATCCTCTTAAGGGATTGACTGAAGCTACAAATAATTATGTGGTTGAAGGAAAGCTTGAATATCACAAACACACTACATTCAGGATAAAAAATTTCATGAATGATGAAGATGATATGTCTGTATTGATTAATTCATTTAACTCTTTAAGTGATATCATCAAATCTAACCTGAATAATCTTAGAAAATCCACTATCGAAAAAGAAAGATTCAAAACTGAATTTAATATTGCACATGATATTCAAAGAGGTATGTTATCCACAGATTTTGAAGAATTTTCATCTAATGGTCCTTTTGAAATTTGTGCATTTATGAATCCTGCAAAAGAAGTTGGAGGAGATTTTTATGATTATTTTAAGGTGGATGACGAAAACATAATCTTTGTAGTTGGGGATGTTAGTGGAAAAGGTGTCCCTGCTTCATTATTTATGGTTAGAACAATGCATCTAATAAAAAATCATTCTAAATTCGAAAATAATTTGTCGGAAGTATATGAACAGGTAAATAATCTGTCATGTGAGAGGAATACTGACAACCTGTTTGTAACATCTTGGATTGGAAAATTAAATATTAAATCTGGCGAACTGTCTTTTGTTAATGCAGGTCATAATCATCCATTAATAAGACGTAATGGTGGGGATTTCGAATATTTGGAAACTTCTCCTGATTTGGTGCTGGGGGTTATGGAGGATATGCCTTATACTGAAAATAAAATTAATTTAAAACCTGGTGATATGGTATTTTTATATACTGATGGTGTTACTGAAGCAAATAATAATTATGATGGGTTTTATGGTGATGATAGGCTGAAGAATACTCTTAATAAGTATAAAGACCAAAAATTAAATATAATAATCTCGGAATTAACTGAGGATATCTACCAATATTGCGGTACTAGGGAACAATTCGACGATTTAACAATGCTTATAATGAAGTTTGAAGGTGATTAG
- a CDS encoding phosphorylating glyceraldehyde-3-phosphate dehydrogenase — protein MKTVAINGYGTIGKRVADAVAAQDDMKIIGVSKTRPNYEARTAVEEKGYPLYIGIPEREQLFKDAGIEIAGTVEDMIQEADVVVDCTPGSIGPQNLEMYKKAGVKAIYQGGEDHELTGLSFNAFGNYDDSYGADYTRVVSCNTTGLTRTLSTIDPIADIKKVRAVMVRRGSDPSEIKKGPINAIVPNPPKVPSHHGPDVKTVMKGIDVTTMALLVPTTLMHQHNIMVEINNDVETEEIIEALEKRSRVLVVSAEEGLGSTAELMEYAKELGRNRNDLYEIPVWKESINVVDNELFYMQAVHQESDVIPENIDAIRALLEMESDNEKSIAKTNKAMGIF, from the coding sequence ATGAAAACTGTTGCAATTAATGGTTATGGAACCATCGGTAAAAGAGTGGCAGATGCTGTAGCTGCTCAAGACGATATGAAAATAATTGGTGTAAGTAAAACTAGACCAAATTATGAAGCAAGAACTGCTGTTGAAGAAAAAGGCTACCCATTATACATCGGCATTCCTGAAAGGGAACAATTATTTAAAGATGCTGGAATTGAAATAGCCGGTACTGTTGAAGATATGATTCAAGAAGCAGATGTTGTTGTGGACTGTACTCCAGGAAGTATTGGACCGCAAAACCTTGAAATGTATAAAAAAGCAGGAGTAAAAGCAATTTATCAAGGTGGTGAAGACCATGAATTAACAGGTCTTTCATTTAATGCTTTTGGTAATTATGATGACTCCTATGGTGCAGACTACACAAGAGTAGTGTCCTGTAACACCACAGGATTAACCCGTACATTATCTACAATTGACCCTATTGCAGACATTAAGAAAGTCAGGGCAGTAATGGTAAGAAGAGGATCAGATCCTTCCGAAATCAAAAAAGGACCAATCAACGCAATTGTTCCAAATCCTCCAAAGGTACCATCCCACCATGGACCTGACGTGAAAACCGTAATGAAAGGAATTGACGTAACCACCATGGCATTGCTCGTGCCTACTACATTAATGCACCAGCACAACATCATGGTTGAAATCAACAACGATGTTGAAACAGAAGAAATCATTGAAGCTTTGGAAAAACGTTCTAGAGTGCTTGTCGTTTCTGCAGAAGAAGGTTTAGGCTCCACTGCTGAGTTAATGGAATACGCTAAAGAACTTGGAAGAAACAGGAATGATTTGTATGAAATTCCAGTCTGGAAAGAATCCATCAATGTCGTGGATAATGAATTATTCTACATGCAAGCAGTTCATCAAGAATCTGACGTAATACCTGAAAACATTGATGCAATTCGCGCACTTCTAGAAATGGAAAGCGATAACGAAAAATCAATCGCAAAAACTAATAAAGCTATGGGAATATTCTAA
- a CDS encoding TIM barrel protein: MKNKVLFGPAGSPINYKGAAYKAPKYISEEGLNSYEYQSPYGVRIGQKAANTLKEESEKHDILISMHAPYYINLCAKEEEKLDKSIGHLISAARAGEWMGAYRLVFHPGAYLNRKPEKAMEISKNTVNRLFEELEAEGIEEFTFAPETTGKRTQLGNVSEVVELCATFDHFEPTIDFAHVHARGRGFLNKKEDYNCIFSIIEDNLDIDILHCHFTTIEYGRGGEVKHHTMDESDEYGPNIKDLLANLIDNGWKANIICETPQRDLDALKMKEIYENMI; encoded by the coding sequence ATGAAAAATAAAGTACTTTTTGGACCTGCAGGGAGTCCTATCAACTATAAAGGTGCAGCATATAAAGCGCCAAAATATATTTCTGAAGAAGGACTTAACTCCTATGAATATCAATCCCCTTATGGTGTAAGAATTGGCCAAAAGGCTGCAAACACACTTAAAGAGGAATCTGAAAAACATGATATTCTAATTTCAATGCATGCTCCATACTATATTAATCTGTGTGCAAAAGAGGAAGAAAAACTTGATAAAAGTATTGGTCATTTAATATCAGCAGCTCGTGCCGGCGAATGGATGGGAGCATATCGATTGGTATTTCACCCAGGAGCTTATTTAAACAGAAAACCTGAAAAAGCAATGGAAATATCAAAAAATACAGTTAACAGATTATTTGAAGAACTAGAAGCAGAAGGAATTGAAGAATTTACCTTTGCACCTGAAACTACAGGTAAAAGAACACAACTTGGAAATGTTTCAGAGGTAGTTGAACTATGTGCCACATTCGATCATTTTGAACCTACAATTGATTTTGCCCATGTTCATGCACGTGGACGAGGATTTTTAAACAAAAAAGAAGATTACAACTGCATATTTTCAATCATTGAAGATAATTTGGACATTGACATACTACATTGCCACTTCACAACCATTGAGTATGGTCGTGGAGGAGAAGTGAAACATCACACAATGGATGAAAGTGATGAATATGGTCCGAACATCAAGGATTTACTGGCAAATCTAATTGATAATGGCTGGAAGGCAAATATAATTTGTGAAACCCCACAAAGAGATTTGGATGCCTTAAAAATGAAAGAGATATATGAAAATATGATTTAA
- a CDS encoding zinc ribbon domain-containing protein: MIGFNYCINCGFKLNVDDNFCPNCGVKVGDDNSEVIMDDDFFLKYKIKIENLKEEYDLKVSKAIELIKKEFDPSEISYNDFISTLNNSNNIFYNNVEVALDIIELSSNPSVKIKNELDNKINTLNEIIDKLEDFIDELIIHIAEGSEKEVKNLTKELDDLIDSVKDY, from the coding sequence ATGATTGGATTTAACTATTGCATAAACTGTGGATTTAAATTGAACGTCGATGATAATTTTTGCCCAAATTGTGGCGTTAAAGTTGGAGATGACAATTCGGAAGTTATTATGGATGATGATTTCTTTTTAAAATATAAAATTAAAATTGAAAATTTAAAAGAAGAATATGATTTGAAGGTAAGTAAAGCCATAGAATTGATTAAAAAAGAGTTTGATCCATCAGAAATTAGTTATAATGACTTCATTTCAACATTAAATAATAGTAATAATATTTTTTATAACAATGTGGAAGTTGCATTGGATATTATTGAGTTGTCAAGCAATCCTTCTGTAAAAATTAAAAATGAACTTGATAATAAAATCAATACATTAAATGAAATTATCGACAAGCTGGAAGATTTTATTGATGAATTGATTATTCATATTGCTGAGGGAAGTGAAAAAGAAGTTAAAAATTTAACTAAGGAATTGGATGATTTAATAGATTCCGTAAAAGATTATTAA
- a CDS encoding metallophosphoesterase, which produces MSFRTKRVLFSVPFYIIFQFFLLKYIFLLFGGIDNVILIVISVLIGLMRCIPMFFEERKSTTVGRFFQTVDGIWMWASLMFLIDVVLIYVLNSFITLPKFIVYILLAIVPVLGVYNYYNATKLIVNSKILEFDNLNRNINIVHMSDVHFGSVRHKQIISQIVEKLKELEDSCQIAIISGDLADGSSVVEPHDFEGLKDVKMPIVFTPGNHDFYMGIENVIEACQNAGIIVLDNDNFEFENLNIYGLTYSFDDIPTPTPDEIKNNLNPNLINIINYHVPYNWEEFSSLGFDIQLSGHTHGGQFYPVVNFANILFKYNKGLFKNKSGNYIHVTTGVGSMDTPMRWGTDSELVILKLRKK; this is translated from the coding sequence ATGAGTTTTAGAACAAAAAGAGTATTATTCAGCGTTCCATTTTACATTATTTTTCAATTTTTCCTTTTAAAATATATCTTTTTGCTATTTGGTGGAATTGATAATGTAATTTTAATCGTGATAAGTGTTCTGATTGGTTTGATGCGTTGTATTCCAATGTTTTTTGAAGAAAGAAAATCCACAACCGTTGGAAGATTTTTTCAAACGGTCGATGGTATTTGGATGTGGGCATCACTGATGTTTTTAATTGATGTTGTACTCATTTATGTGCTTAACAGTTTTATTACTCTTCCTAAGTTCATTGTTTATATATTGTTGGCTATTGTTCCTGTTTTGGGAGTTTATAACTATTATAATGCCACTAAATTGATTGTTAATTCTAAAATATTGGAATTTGATAATTTAAATAGGAATATAAATATTGTTCATATGTCTGATGTTCATTTTGGTTCCGTAAGGCACAAACAAATAATTTCACAAATTGTGGAAAAATTAAAAGAATTGGAAGATTCTTGTCAGATAGCCATCATCTCTGGAGATTTGGCCGACGGTTCTTCAGTTGTGGAGCCTCATGATTTTGAAGGATTGAAGGATGTAAAAATGCCTATAGTGTTCACACCTGGAAATCATGATTTTTATATGGGTATTGAAAATGTTATTGAAGCATGTCAAAATGCAGGAATCATTGTTTTGGATAATGATAATTTTGAATTTGAAAATCTGAACATATATGGTTTGACATATAGTTTTGATGATATTCCAACACCAACTCCTGATGAAATAAAGAATAATTTAAATCCTAATTTGATAAATATTATTAACTATCATGTTCCTTATAATTGGGAAGAATTTTCATCATTAGGCTTTGATATCCAATTATCTGGCCATACTCACGGTGGACAGTTTTATCCAGTAGTGAATTTTGCAAATATCTTGTTTAAATATAATAAGGGACTTTTTAAAAATAAATCAGGCAATTATATCCATGTCACAACAGGTGTGGGATCAATGGATACTCCAATGAGGTGGGGAACTGATTCTGAATTGGTAATTTTGAAATTAAGAAAAAAATGA